From the Onychostoma macrolepis isolate SWU-2019 chromosome 13, ASM1243209v1, whole genome shotgun sequence genome, the window GAGTTCCATCTTAGTGCATGTTGTCTTATATAACGCCTTCTCTGGCATTCCATATCCTCTGACATTTATGATTCAAATTTCCAGAGCTGCCTTCAACACATTGTAGACACGCTTAGTCACAGGCCAGCTAATACTAATGGCCGTTTCCTTCAGAAGTTCTCAAAATAAGGGACTAACGCTTACGAAACGAGACCTTCAACTGGAATTACAGGAATGAGTGACGTGTTTTCAATCGCACACCTTATGTTGTTTGATTTGGTGAAGTCATTTTAATGTACAGTCATGGAGAGCGGACAGACCCTTCTGTATACGTCTGTCTTCATATTGCATCATAACTGCATCATCCCGTGACACTCGTACATCGTTACGCCAACTGCCCGGACAATATATTTACCATATTTGTCTAAAAATGAGTGCTATGCAATCTTTAATGTTGCGTTTGTGTCTTTCTCTGCACCTGTGCAGTCCAATTTATGTGCATTTTCATGGATGAAAACAAACGGTAGTCATAAGTCAAAAGAAATATAATTGAGGCAGTTTGAACATTACTCAAAATAATGGCCTATTATTCTGAACAGCCGTCACTGTGGAACCAATGAAAACAGGCAGAAACTGTAGTTTTGCGACACTGAAATCGAGCGCAGTCAAGAATTTCATGGCtcttcaactttttattttactttgaatGGCAAAAATAAAGATTTCCAATGCCCCGACCCTCCAAACCCAAATGATCCCTTTAGAATCAGATTTCAGACAGAAGCAACATAAATATTCTTACAAAATAATCAATTTACAAAATGCACGGAAATAGTGTTACATCATCACTCGAGATCCAATCAGCAGTCTTCAGGTCCGAATATGCGGTTCTCTTATTGTACCAGTCCGGGGCTTGTTTCAATGCATTTATTGATCTACAATTTACAGGAAACATGTCAAAGCAAACCGGTTTCCAAGGCCAAAGCACACTATGTACATCGTCAAGCTGACATCTCTCAACCAAGTTTATTTTCTATGTACAGTGCAAACATTTACGTCATAGGTAACcacaattttctttttcaacacgTTGTTTTAGTAGTATGCTGATGTCCTATACTAGACTGTGTAAATGGAAAACCTATGATGGTCTCGGAGAGTAGTCTTCTTGCCTTCAAACCGACCTCAGAGAGTCTAGAAGAGAAAGGATCAGCGTTTAAATGAGCTTTATTTAGCAGGTTGCAAGCACTTTTATTAATGCAAAGCCTTATGCACGTCTCCATCTAACGTACCAATGGTATATGATTCAGAAGTCGGTCTACGGTGACGTCATCGTAGCTCTCCCGATACGTGGTCTCCCCTCCAGTCGATTCCTCCTGCATGCTGGGTGGGTCTTCTTGACTGAAGGGATCAGTAAATATGTTTAACATCTTTGCTTCTgagtattttcacatctttgAGTAAAAGATTTGTCAAAACCTAGGAAAGAAACAATGTGCTGGCGCTTTATACCTTCTCTTTCCTGTGAGAACGGAGTTGAGATATTTCTTCACCGCCATCTGCTTGCGAAAGCGGCTGTAGTTGTCTGTGAATATTGCGTCTGAATGACGCTTCATCGGTGCCTGGTCTTCCATCAAATCATCACTAGAATTGCATAAAGAAATACATCAGACATGCATTATgttttacattcatgcatttaggAGACACTTTTAATCAGTGCTTGTAATTGTTAACTATTTAGAGACAGACGAATTTAACTTGGTGTAATTGGATTTATGTTTTGGTCATCtttcaaaataattacatattttagaTGCAAGGGATGCACAAGAAGGCAACGATATTCAATgataattgaattaatttattcatttagcagacaatTCATTATGGGATTATACGATTATTTGGTATATAATTCTATGACCATTTTGAGAATTTGTACatggataaatatataaaccatTATAGAAATAATGGTCAGAATTCTAGACTTACagatttactttatttactgcAATCCAGTAATATGCCACTTAATATGCAGCTAaaatctgtgattttattgAATGATTAGCTAAACATAAATCCAGTTCACCAAATTCATCTGTCTCCATTAGAAGCTCTGATCTTAAACTAGTCTGACATGGTTTTCTGGGTGTAGCTCGCATTTAAGCTGGCTTTCACTGTTCAGGTCTGGTTTAATGGTTTTAGATGTGTTTTGGGAGACAAGTTAAACCAGCTGAACACCACTTGGGTGACCAGTGAAGACCAGCAAACCACCTTAAGCTGGTTTCAGCAGGGCTATGTATCGTGTAATGTAAACGGCACTGCCAGAATGCATCTGCATAAAAAAGACCCATGTACCTGACCCGCTTTCCGATCAATGACTCCAGGTACCGTCTGGCAGATAACTGTCCTAGAAGTTTACTGTATCCGCTTGTGAAGAGCCCGTCTGCGTGTCTTGTATCTctgcacacagacacagaacCAACAACAATAAGTAACTTTACTCCAAATCAGTTACTCTGATTTACTCTAATCCAGTGTGAATGACACAGTATAGCCTACTTCAGTTGCTCCTATAATTCATTTGATTTCTtgtaaagctgcttggtttaattatataaatgcttTAAAGCTTTTTTGCAATGTCTACACTCTCTCACATAAAAAAGCTACAATGGAAACCATAGTTTCCGTCAACaacataaatagtttaaaagccTCTTAAGCTATGTTAAGATCTCATATCAATTCATTAGGATTCTATTTATTAAGTATAGAAcggttaccatggtaaatttCGCATGTTTATTTAAGAGCAAACCAACGATTAAGCATTTGGAGGTCGTTAAAACACTTACTTCTACACTGCGTatgtataaattacattttgaatagaAACGATGTATAGCCTATTTGGGGATTTGTAGGTTCATACGGGGTGGCAATATTGTAATTTACTTAAATATCTAATGAGACGACAAAATAACCgttctttgtgtttttgtcttgttttttttgttgttgtttttttcatctgAGGCGATTCACCTGCGCGCGCGCGCGTACCGCTCTGATGGCGCGAACAAAGCGCGCGCATATTCCGATAGAgaaaatgctttaaaacataacaaaatagTTAGGAATTAAGTTTTATTCATGTGCTTTAATAGAGCTGAATTCTTACCTCATGGAGGCGAAGGGTAAACTTAAGGTCCGGGCATAAAAAACACTGGAGAGAGTTATGAAGAGCAAAAGCTGAGAGCCGTTCCTCACGAGCATTGCTTTACACCTGTGCATACAAGAATACACGGTGTTATTTCACACTGAATAAAACAccaaatgtaaatgcattttaaaactttaatagCCTACAATATTAAAGACACTTGGATGCATgcaaaattaagttaaaatatgCAATCTGTTTTCGCTGTTTGTATAAAGTGATTCTTTAGGCTATGGAAgacatttctattttattaaattaaagtttttgctttgattaaaacaatttaaaattagtttggtCGTGCAGAAAAATGTCCTATTTAGTTACAAGGCTGCGGTGTTTTATTGTAAAGACATAGGCTACGtataaaaatactataataaacaTGGTTTCATTGTGAACATCAATTAATGTAGGCTAAATGACGTGCAATATGATTAGTTGTTgcgaatgtaaaataaaactagtCTAAATGAATGCAACATGCACGTAAAGTAAAAAGTGACTGTGGTAAATATTCAAcggaataaataaaatcaaaggaACTTACATGTGCTATGGAGATGTGATCCGCGCGCTGATCGGGGTCCTGAAATACCTCCAGTCAAACCTCCCAAAGTGACCAGGTGCTTTTTTAAGTTCCTTTGCGCGGTCTTGTGTCTCTTTGAATAGTCTCACCCCTTGCCTCGTTTTATatgtctgaatactttccatcaGACAGGAAGACAATCAGATTTGATTTGCGTTAATACGTCACGAAGAAAGTCCCATTGGGATGGATGTGTTCGTCATTGGTCGGCAGGcacacttcacacacacacacacacacacacacacacacacactggtgaaATTAAGTTTGTGATTGCTCAGAATGTTTTGTGTCATTCCTGGTGATTCATTCTTTGGATATTTGTTTGCATGGATGCAATTTTTTGGTCAAAGAAGAGATCGAGCTGAAACAATACATGAAATAATAAACCCAGCATGACTTCCCAAGTCAAAAAACACTAAGAAAATGCAAAAAGGCATGTGCACATAATTTGGAACTGGTTTAAAGAAAAAATCTTAAAGGGAATATTAGAATTCTACAAAATATTTCAGGACACATTTCTCAGTAGGTTTAATACTGTCAAGTCACTTTTAAAAAGACAGATGATGTATAGAATCTTAAAATTAAGGTTCTTTATTGCCATCGATGgttcatgaagaacctttaacatccatggaaccttggctttccattccacaaaaagttctttacagtaaaaaaaaagtttctttagattattaaaatgttcttcacaaataaaagaaaaaaatggttcttttaagaaccgTTTACTGAAAGGATCTTAGGGGAATGATTGAATgataatgatagatagatagatagatatatatagatagatagatagatagatagatagatagatagatagatagattttaaaCATATCAGTAAGGCTTTCTCTGCGGGTTACTGTGCCCTCATCTTAACCCTGATTCAATCCCTTTGCTAACAGGATCACTCTCTGCATTAAATACATCACTGCCAAAATAATGAACAAACATGGTCAGTTGTTGAGAGCCGCTAGTGACACAAACCAGACTCTTTTTAAGCATAAACACAGGAAATGTTTACATGCATAAGTGTCCACCAAGACCCTAGATACAGTTGTCCCGAACACTCATTTTAGTTTGGATGGTCGTCATTTATTCTCATAATCAATAATATTATGTTAGCTTGCTGTTGGCATCGCATTAGGACCGTCCTCAATGTTTGAACAAAGGTACAGTGAGTCCTCTGGTTTTCACATTTATCTGCGGTAACAGTGACCTCTCGCCCTCTGACCTTAATGGATTTATTTGATCTGGATCGCTGTTTTCTAGGGTCTCCTGGTGGATAAAGTGATTAATGAGGGATGCAGATTGCAGATGCAATGCCAATAAATCAAGTTTACAAATGGAATTTCAATCTTTATTCTGTATTCACTGTATTAGCCTTACATCAAGACAGAATCTAAGCATGAGATTTCCTTTGGCTGGATGCATTAGACTGTGAAGTTTAATATATAGTGTTAGGAggttgtttaaataaaataaaatcagcaaTAAAAATAGTGATGCTTGACCATGCAAGCACCATTGACATGCAAGTTCAAGTCTCATGTGATTTTCTGACCCCTTTCTCTCCTGTCCTAATTGTTTGCTGTCTGCTCTCTCAATGTAGATGTCAACAAAGTGTCAAAAGGCATTAGTAATATGTCTTTAGTGATGCCTGAAAATGTTTGAAgacatttgaattaaatcaATATGTTAATGTTAGGTTTGTGATGTTTAGCTTATTGACATTTGTCTGATATTCGTAGAGGAAGAGTCAGTTGTAATCTGTCAACACATCAATATCGacttattttgtctttataCTGCGGTCCAAAAACCAGTGACAGATCAGTTAGACAAACCCTTAAGTGCATCCAAATTAATGCAGTAAATACATCTGTATATCTGGCCACACAGAGGACATTAACTTCAATAATGCTATCAGAGCATCATTAGATCTGTAATGAAAGCTAAGGACAACAGCGTCATGCTCCTGAGAGCAGTGCTCCACACGGCCAATCACattacgttttttttatttagcgtGGTTCATCCATTTAAatctgaattattatttttccttcaatgataaaaatctatctatctatctatctatctatctatctatctatctatctatctatctatctatctatctatctatctatctatctatctatctatctatctatctatctatctatctatctatctatctatctatctatctatctatctatctaatgtttgtttgtcttttgtttatctatctatctatctatctatctatctatctatctatctatctatctatcttctatctatctatctatctatctatctatctatctatctatctatctatctatctatctatctatctatctatctatctatctatctatctatgtatctatctatctatctatctatctatctatatgtttgtttgtctttcgtttatcatctatctatctatctatctatctatctatctatctatctatctatctatctatctatctatctatctatctatctatctatctatctatctatctatctatctatatgtttgtttgtcttttgtttatcatctatctatctatctatctatctatctatctatctatctatctatctatctatctatctatctatctatctatctatctatctatctatctatctatctatctatctatctatctatctatctaatgtttgtttgtcttttgtctgtctatctatctatctatctatctatctatctatctatctatctatctatctatctatctatctatctatctatctatctatctatctatctatctatctatctatctatctatctatctatatgtttgtttgtctttcgtttatcatctatctatctatctatctatctatctatctatctatctatctatctatctatctatctatctatctatctatctatctatctatcttctatctatctatctatctatctatctatctatctatctatctatatgtttgtttgtcttttgtttatcatctatctatctatctatctatctatctatctatctatctatctatctatctatctatctatctatctatctatctatctatctatctatctatctatctatctatctatctatctatctatctgaattATACAAGACTGTAcacaaaaacattcacaaacaactcaatattaaatgttaattggCATAGAATATTTTAAGCCTCTGGGTTTTCCTATGACTAATAGTTTCATCTTTGCACACACTGACAAGAAAGTCAAACTGTTTTCCGGACGTCATCTCACACGTATGAACATCATGCTGTTCCTTACCGGTTGCCTGTGTATTGCATATGCTCTTGACTCAGATATGGATATGACAGTTCTCAATCATTGgtgaaatattttttctctACTCAGCTCTGTCGTATCGTGTAGTTCTTCATTCGATATTGCCAATCTATCTAAAGTTTAGCAGTGCATGCAGTCGAAAGACTTGGGTTCAGTCATACACAGAAACAATTTGAAGGACTGAAAATCAGTCCTGAGGTGACGCTTGCCATTTGTGTGAGAGGGAGgagttttattgaaaaataatcgAGTGAGATGACAACACTGGAGACACATTCATCCAGTCGCACACTATCTAGCGCACATTAAGAATCACTGCGAGTCTACAGGGGGAGCATGCAACTCCTATTCTGACTGTATTGAATTCATATTGATCTCAGCACATCCATCTCTATTGTGTCAGAGTTTATGGGAAATAAAATGTCTGAAATTTACTACCACCTCAGAACCTCTACATAGTGGTTTCACTTGAACAGAATCTATTCCACTATTGATTGCAcaacaaatatacatatacaaatatgaGTAACTTATACACAGCATGCATGATACAATATCATGCTTGCATCAAAGGCCAAGcaatttttgtaaaattgaTTTTCCAATCATATATCACTTCCATTTAGAGAATTCAAATTCAACTTATTGTGACCTGCAGCCTTAGAGAGCTAATAGAAAAGTGTTATTAATAATCTGTGGCTTCAGGTTTTACTGTGGTTGTTACTACTTTATAACACTGATATGCAATTAatttgttcataattaagaaaTTACCAATATTCCAAGATTAAACATGGGCGGTATTCAAAATCAcagcaacaataaaaatatttatttcctcTTCTATCGACATTACATCCAAAATCTTTTGTCACTTCTTAGATGCATagttaattaaaatttatatttgaatGAAGAAAGCAGATTTGTGGAGTGTAACAGATACATTTACTTT encodes:
- the vip gene encoding VIP peptides; its protein translation is MCKAMLVRNGSQLLLFITLSSVFYARTLSLPFASMRDTRHADGLFTSGYSKLLGQLSARRYLESLIGKRVSDDLMEDQAPMKRHSDAIFTDNYSRFRKQMAVKKYLNSVLTGKRSQEDPPSMQEESTGGETTYRESYDDVTVDRLLNHIPLTL